DNA sequence from the Williamwhitmania taraxaci genome:
TCCCGATGAATACAGTGGCCGTAATAAATACTTCTGTCATATCTGAAAGGTTTAAGTGATGTTTCTGTAACATTAGTCGAAGGCTGTGCAAAAAAGGTTGCAGAGAATAATTTGCTAATTCCTTAATTTGCTAAAATGCTAATAAGATTATGGTTCTTGGAGTGGCTATAGATATTTGTGAAGGGAACAAGATCGCAATCTCACATTCCGACTAACTTCAGCTTAACTACCGACTAATTCCCGTTTAACTTCTTCAAATTATTATCTTTCCTGCAACCTTTTCAGCCTATCTTCCGACTAATGGATTGGATGAACGATAAAGAGCTTATTGCGCAGATACAGGGTGGAAACACCAATGCATTCCGATTTCTGGTGAATCAGCACCGAAAGTTGGTATGGCACATGGTGCTGCGTATGGTTCGGCATCACGAAGATGCAGAGGATATTTGTCAGGAGGTGTTTATTCGCGTATTCAAGAGTATGGCAAAATATCGAGGCGATTCGAAGCTCTCCACCTGGATAGCGGCTATTGCCTACAACACCTGCCTCGATCATCTTAGGAAGAAAGGGAAGGCGTTTGTGATGCACACCGATACGTTGCCAGAATCGCCAACAGGCAGCACCTCGCCATCCACACCGTGGGAGGAGTTGCAGCGTGGCGAGGTTAAGACGATTGTGCACGGCATTATTGAAAACCTTCCGCTCCACTATCGCACGGTGATTACGCTCTTCTACTTGGAGGAGTTCTCGATTCAGGAGATCGAGTCCATCACAGCCATGCAGGAGGGAACCATTAAAAATTACCTCCATCGCGGACGAAAGCTTATTCAGGAAGCAGTAGTAACCAATTTTCCCGAAATGGCTCGAATCGCACAACCAACTAACGATAATAAATTAGCATGATATGAAAAGCGAAAACCTCGATCAGATTATCGACAGGGCGCTTTCGACCCCTCCCGAGAGGGAGATGCCCGATACCTTTACCGAGCGCTTTATGCAACGGCTCGAAAAGCGAATTGCCCTCCGCGACATCCTTTTTGACTTTGGACTCAAGGTGGTCGTTACGGTAGGAGTGCTTATGGTGCTTGGCATGGTGTTTCTCTTCGTAAACTGGGGCAAAGAAATTCAGGATAATGAACTCGTTCAATATCTCCTCGAGAATATTGTTCCCATCGCCATGTTTTTGACAGGTATCGTCTTTACTTTTATTATCGATCAAGTGCTGTTGAGGTATTTTTTGCGCCGCAGAAATTTGGGTAGGTAAACCATCTTAATGCTTGGACCTTCTTTATCTGGGTTGTAATAGCCTATGCGAGCATTTTGTAAATTGTTTTGCACAAATTGCCATTTGCGCCGTAGTTCCGATAATGATTACCGCTGCCATCCTTTATATTCTCCCTACCGTGACTTCCCTTTTGGGTGTTTGTTTGCCCTAAAATGTTTGTATAACTTTCCACAATAAGTCGTTTATTTTTACGCGTTGGGGCGCATGGTTGCAACATTGCTTATGGTATTGCTGTTTAGCATTTCTAACAACTGAATTTAATAGGTGGAACTATGAAAAGATTTTCAGGATTATTATTCTCCATTTTAGTATTGAGCACCCTTGTTTCGAATGGGGCGGAACCCTTAATAAAACCTGCTATTCCGGCGTTATATGGGCAAGAAGTAACCTACGAGCTCGATGGTGTTGTAATGAAAGGCTATGCCATTTATAATGCAACCCTTACTGGACCTTTACCTGTAGTGCTGGTGGTGCCCGAATGGTGGGGCAACAACGATTATGCACGCCAGCGTGCTACTATGCTTGCCCAGCAGGGTTACTTTGCATTTGCTGTAGATATGTATGGCGATGGAAAGATTGCCGAAACACCTCAGCAGGCGCAGGAATTTTCCTCTGTTCTTTATAAGAATCCCGCGCTTGCCCTATCTCGGTTGAAAGCCGCTTTAAAGCGAGCGGGAGAATTCCCTCAAGCCGATATTACAAAGGTTGCCGCCATTGGCTACTGCTTTGGCGGATCTATGGTGCTAAATGCCGCAAAGATGGGCATGGATCTCAAGGGCGTTGTAAGCTTCCATGGTGGATTGGCTGGAGTTCCCGCCACAAAGGGCAGCGTGAAGGGTAAGATTTTAGTTTGCCACGGCGGTGCCGATACCTTTGTTCCCGAAGCGGATATTGTTAAGTTCCGTAAGAACCTCGACACCGAGAAAGTTGCCTATACTTTTACGGTTTATCCCGACGCAACCCACGCATTTACTAATCCCGAGGCCACTGAAATAGGAACAAAATTCAATATGCCTATTCGATACAACCCCGAAGCCGACTCCAAATCGTGGGACGAGATGTTGGCGTTTCTTAAGGGGCTCTTTTAGCCCTGATGAACGGTGACAAGTATGATTGACGCAACTTTTCCTCCAACGATTACGCAGAAAGGCTTATAGCAACTTTATTTTAAGATGGAATGATATAAGAATTTAAAAATGGACGCACAACGCTGCGTCCATTTTCAAATCCTCAAATCGACACCTATTCATACAGCAGCGAATCTACCGGATTAGCCGTTGCGGCCTTTATGGTTCGGTAGCTTATGGTTGCCAAGGCAATCACTATGGCAATGCCAAATCCAATAACAAAATCGAAAACACCCAAGTTTATTCGATAGTAGTAGTTCTGTAGCCAGCTGTTGCCAATGTAGAATGCAACAGGAATGGCAATGGCTGTTGAGATGGTAACCAGCACAATTATTTCCTTGGATATCAGGAAGAATATGCTGAATACCGATGCTCCCATAGTTTTCCGAATTCCTATCTCCTTGGTGCGCTGCTCCACGGCAAATGAGGTGAGACCAAACAGCCCAAGGGCAGCAATAAAGATGGCCAAAATGGCAAACAGCACCGCCATCTCCGCATTCTGGCGTTCCTCCTTGTAGAGTCGGACAAAATCTTTATCCAAGAAGAAATAGTTCAGCGGATCGTTGGATGTAAATTCCTTCCATACCCCTTCAATCCCCGCTATTGTTTTCTTCATATCTTTTGGAGCCACCTTAATGGTAATATATCCCCAATTGAACCCCTCCTTCTTGAAGCGGAATACATGTGGATTGATTCTCGACTGCAGCGATTCAAAGTTGAAGTCCTTCACCACCCCAATCACCGGCATATACTCTTTTTTGGTTACATCTTCCGAGGGCGTAATAAAGCGGGTAGTGAGCGGGGTTACAAGAGTAAACTGTTTTACAGCGCTTTCGTTTATTACACAGCCATCCTTATCGGTTGCGAAATCATCGTTAAAGAACCTGCCGGAGATCATCTTATGTCCATAGGTTTCCAAATAGTCATAATCCACCCATACGGTTTGCATCAGGAACGTTTCCTGTTCACGCCCCTCCATCATATAGCTATTATTATTGTTGCCATGGCCTGGCACGGCGGTTGAGGAGGCCACCTTTATCACTCCGGGAATCTTATTCAGCGCATCCTTAAATGCAGTTATGCGATCGCCAATGGTTTCGGCGCGGGTAATCACCATCAGCTGTTCCTTATTAAAGCCAAGATCCTTCTTAAGCATAAAGCTAATCTGTCTGAACATAATGCTGGTTCCCACAATCAGGATAATGGATATGGTAAATTGAATCACTACCAGTAAGCTTCGGAGCTTACCATTTTTCATGCTGCCCTTTACTTTACCCTTCAGAACCTCATACGGATTAAATGAGGAGAGAAAGAATGCTGGATAGCTGCCGGCAAATAGTCCAATTATTAGGGAGAAGAGCAATAGTCCGGGAAGAATATACCAGCTGCCGAGATAGTCGATTTTTAATTCTGCATCCAGTAAACTATTGAAGTAGGGCATAGCCAGCTCAACTATTAGGATGGCAAAAACAAGGGCAATCGTAGTTAGCAGCATCGATTCTGCAATAAACTGGCTAATAAGCATACCGCGCGAGGAACCACATACCTTCTTCATACCCACTTCCTTTGCGCGTTTGGCTGCTTGTGCCGTGGATAGGTTCATAAAGTTGATGGCTGCAATTACGATGATTAAAAGTGCGATGCTTCCAAAAATCAGTAAATACTTTGGATCGCTGGGCGCCTTCATGTCCTGCTGGATGGATGGATCAAGGTGTATATCCTCCAGGGCTTGCAGGTTCATGTCATATCTATTGCCTTTGGCAAGAAACTCCTCCATGGATAATCCCAGGTACTGGAGTATTTGTGGACCAACATACTTTTTCAACAGGGCGGGTATTTTTGCTTCAACCTGTTTTGCTTTAGTATTTGGTTTTAGAAGCAGGTAAGTATTAAAGCTGTTGCTGGTCCATTCGTTATCGTTGGCACGCTTGTTGGTCATAAACGAGCCAATAACGCTCACCTTAAGATGTGATGTCTCCGGCACGTCTGCCATTACACCGGTTACGCGGTACATCACCGTATCGTCGCCCACCTTCAGCAGCTTATCCATCGGGTTCTCCTGTCCAAAGATTTTCTTTGCGGTGGTAGCGGACAGAACCAATGTGTGCGATGCATTTAGCACGCTCTTCTTCTCGCCTGATAGCAGCGGAATCGAAAAGATATTGAAGAACGACGAGTCGGCCTCTACAAAGTCTTTCTCTATAAAACTTTGATTCCCATTCTTGAGTATCGTTTGACCCCAGCTGTTTAGCCGCACAAAATCTTCAACCTCGGCAAACTCCCTCAGCATTGTGGGACCCATGGGCGATGCCGAGGAAGATACCTTTAACTCCTGTCCACCAATTTTTCCATTAAGTACTAAGCGATAAATCCTATCGCCCTTTTCATTGAACTTATCGAAGCTAACCTCGTGCACCACAAACAGAATAATCACAAGGCTACATGCAATGCCAATGGCCAATCCCAATACATTGATGGCCACATAGCCCTTTTGACGATTCATTGCCCGGAGGCTATGCTTAAACAGATTCTTGAACATAGTAATATTGGATAAATGCTTGAAAAACGTCTCTATTCCTCTTACAAAACGAAAGTCTTTTACAATTGCTGCTTCCTTACATCCTATTAGATGTAATTGGTCACCGAAAAGTTACAATATATTTCGAAGAATTAGAATTTGATGAGAATTCGACATTATTAGCAACCATTTCGCGTTCATAAACCGATAATTACACGGCATCCGGCAATCAATACACCGCAACAACATGCGCCGCGTGGTAAACGCAGCCGAATTCATTCAGCTAGTTCGTAGACTACCTACCCTCTAAATCTCCCCAACGGGACGCCCTTGCACGTTTGGTTAGGTTTTGTGGCAAGAACAGTCCGAGCGCGACTATTATGCGGAAGAAAAGAAGTCGCACCCGGACTAGTTCGCTTTCCCCGCCACTACCTTCTAGCCTTCGCAGAACCCAGAAGCGTTTATTCGTAGTATAGTGCCACCAACTTATTCTTTGTTGTGCGTAACCTGACGGGGTGACTCCTCTCTCGGAAGAAAAGTCACCCCGTCAGTGGTAAATGCCTTAGGGTTTACGGTAAACCCCGGCGGGGTTTCATGTTTATAGAAACAGCCGAATCCGCGAACCTTCGACCCCAGCTGGGGTCGCATAGCTACATACATTATCTTTCTATAAACATGCGATGCCTCCGGCATCAAGCCCGTAGGGCTTAAATTTGAATAGCCACAGGTGAAACCTGTGGTCAACGATACCCAAAATGCACCAACCCCGAATGGGGTTGAATATCTATGGTAAGGTGAGTGTTGATATTTTTATGCACAGTCCGAGCGCGACTATTATGCGGAAGAAAAGAAGTCGCACCCAGACTAGTTCGCTTCCCCCGCCACTACCTTCTATCGTTCGCAGAACCTAGAAGCGTTTATACTTAGTATAGTGCCATCAACTTATTCTTTGTTGTGTGTACCCTGACGGGGTGACTCCTCTCGCGGAAGAAAGGTCACCCCGTCAGTGGTAAATGCATCAGGGGTTCACGGTAAACCCCGGCGGGGTTTCATGTTTATAGAAACAGCCGAATCCGCGAACGTTCCACCCCAGCTGGGGTCGCATAGCTGCATACATTATCTTTCTATAAACATGCGATGCCTCCGGCATCAAGCCCGTAGGGCTTAAATGTTAATAGCCACAGGTGAAACCTGTGGTCAACGATACCCAAAATGCACCAACCCCGAATGGGGTTGAATATCTATGGTAAGGTGAGTGGTGATATTTTTATGCACAGTCCGAGCGCGACTATTATGCGGAAGAAAAGAAGTCGCACCCGGACTAGTTCGCTTTCCCCGCCACTACCTTCTAGCGTTCGCAGAACCTAGTAGCGTTTATTCGTAGTATAGTGCCACCAACTCTTTTTTTGATGTGTGTAACCTGTCGGGGTGACTCCTCTCGCGTAAGAAAAGTCACCCCGTCAGTGTTAAATGCATTAGGGGTTCACGGCAAACTCCAGCGGGGTTTCATGTTTATAGAAACAGCCGAATCCACAAACGTTCCACCCCAGCTGGGGTCGCATAGCTACATACATTATCTTTCTATAAACATGCGATGCCTCCGGCATCAAGCCCGTAGGGCTTAAATCTGAATAGCCACAGGTGAAACCTGTGGTCAACGATACCCAAAATGCACCAACCCCGAATGGGGTTGAATATCTATGGCGAGGTGAGTGTTGATATTTTCAGGAGCTGATAGAGCACATGAATATCAAGACAACCAAGATCTACACGAATATGAGCATAACAGGCTTGAAAAGAACTCGCTCACCTTTTGATGACTTGTAATTATTTTGCTTCCTTTGGTATAAGAAATAAACCGCACTAAAGGTGTGTTTATACATACCAAAAGGGGTGGAT
Encoded proteins:
- a CDS encoding RNA polymerase sigma factor; this translates as MDWMNDKELIAQIQGGNTNAFRFLVNQHRKLVWHMVLRMVRHHEDAEDICQEVFIRVFKSMAKYRGDSKLSTWIAAIAYNTCLDHLRKKGKAFVMHTDTLPESPTGSTSPSTPWEELQRGEVKTIVHGIIENLPLHYRTVITLFYLEEFSIQEIESITAMQEGTIKNYLHRGRKLIQEAVVTNFPEMARIAQPTNDNKLA
- a CDS encoding dienelactone hydrolase family protein, whose translation is MKRFSGLLFSILVLSTLVSNGAEPLIKPAIPALYGQEVTYELDGVVMKGYAIYNATLTGPLPVVLVVPEWWGNNDYARQRATMLAQQGYFAFAVDMYGDGKIAETPQQAQEFSSVLYKNPALALSRLKAALKRAGEFPQADITKVAAIGYCFGGSMVLNAAKMGMDLKGVVSFHGGLAGVPATKGSVKGKILVCHGGADTFVPEADIVKFRKNLDTEKVAYTFTVYPDATHAFTNPEATEIGTKFNMPIRYNPEADSKSWDEMLAFLKGLF
- a CDS encoding ABC transporter permease, with amino-acid sequence MFKNLFKHSLRAMNRQKGYVAINVLGLAIGIACSLVIILFVVHEVSFDKFNEKGDRIYRLVLNGKIGGQELKVSSSASPMGPTMLREFAEVEDFVRLNSWGQTILKNGNQSFIEKDFVEADSSFFNIFSIPLLSGEKKSVLNASHTLVLSATTAKKIFGQENPMDKLLKVGDDTVMYRVTGVMADVPETSHLKVSVIGSFMTNKRANDNEWTSNSFNTYLLLKPNTKAKQVEAKIPALLKKYVGPQILQYLGLSMEEFLAKGNRYDMNLQALEDIHLDPSIQQDMKAPSDPKYLLIFGSIALLIIVIAAINFMNLSTAQAAKRAKEVGMKKVCGSSRGMLISQFIAESMLLTTIALVFAILIVELAMPYFNSLLDAELKIDYLGSWYILPGLLLFSLIIGLFAGSYPAFFLSSFNPYEVLKGKVKGSMKNGKLRSLLVVIQFTISIILIVGTSIMFRQISFMLKKDLGFNKEQLMVITRAETIGDRITAFKDALNKIPGVIKVASSTAVPGHGNNNNSYMMEGREQETFLMQTVWVDYDYLETYGHKMISGRFFNDDFATDKDGCVINESAVKQFTLVTPLTTRFITPSEDVTKKEYMPVIGVVKDFNFESLQSRINPHVFRFKKEGFNWGYITIKVAPKDMKKTIAGIEGVWKEFTSNDPLNYFFLDKDFVRLYKEERQNAEMAVLFAILAIFIAALGLFGLTSFAVEQRTKEIGIRKTMGASVFSIFFLISKEIIVLVTISTAIAIPVAFYIGNSWLQNYYYRINLGVFDFVIGFGIAIVIALATISYRTIKAATANPVDSLLYE